From Xenopus laevis strain J_2021 chromosome 7L, Xenopus_laevis_v10.1, whole genome shotgun sequence, one genomic window encodes:
- the tmem218.L gene encoding transmembrane protein 218, giving the protein MATTILGVGPGVFIIAVIWVVTLMLAVLLCRASGKARFWTVVVFTLALITTLILVFFPRASQTPAPAKEMQIVDTFFIGRYFLISIMSVIFLGCLFFVFVYHILEPVYAKPLGMH; this is encoded by the exons ATGGCTACCACAATTCTTGGTGTTGGGCCTGGAGTCTTTATTATAGCAGTTATATGGGTGGTGACGTTAATGCTCGCAGTGCTTCTGTGCAGAGCTTCTGGAAAAGCTAG GTTTTGGACTGTTGTGGTTTTTACCTTAGCTCTGATCACTACATTAATTCTGGTTTTCTTCCCTCGAGCAAGCCAAACTCCTGCTCCAGCAAAGGAAATGCAG ATTGTGGATACTTTTTTCATTGGACGCTATTTCCTGATTTCAATTATGAGTGTGATTTTTCTTGGATGCCTCTTCTTCGTCTTTGTGTATCATATCTTGGAGCCCGTCTATGCAAAACCATTGGGGATGCACTAA